One genomic segment of Epinephelus fuscoguttatus linkage group LG19, E.fuscoguttatus.final_Chr_v1 includes these proteins:
- the znf653 gene encoding zinc finger protein 653: MAHNLAKLDVPLDADRAGDPEKGVLRRCRGRPRLTDTDRVQRRLESRKKYDVRRVYLGESHKLWSELRRRTSLSDAGLAEYLILLNSTYGEKYQQKYCGKKIAPEVSVKQKKGRKERVSSLQSLVCWYQEHSRSCPHEPQLRALEPQPNFSTAAIWQCDSDHSFVQYLFSPLKETSDSEHEEGVNGEGDEQSAGKTDVAVTKGAVSRKRRKEAHKQFKDVGENVDVSEVQHTIVSPIEHAVTVDHQPSVETSKDAALTGQPVWEMEMVMERQQGSPAAAFHSIPSEEEAEDLRQGRDGEGDREEEIRTIPHGYECVTVTASLTDKLEKTDEDSVLSQSLSHSVGLGAQPELSVPPPMQVQEQSELFDPQTLQTVVTSCEIPDQRTALEGSQLIIITGPSYEALASEGIQLNMGGGNVEEVTCTVIGGVTYNQVCTSDSKLRTAEDEDSMTGLSDKQLLQPAVDALELSSDRELQRGLSSVRSKRNRRGPVIEADGMLKMFHCPYEGCSQVYVAISSFQNHVNLVHRKGRTKVCPHPGCGKKFYLSNHLHRHMIIHSGVRDFICETCGKSFKRKNHLEVHRRTHTGETPLQCEICGYQCRQRASLNWHMKKHTPEAHYNFTCEFCEKRFEKLDSVKFHKLKSHPDKQAT, from the exons ATGGCGCATAACCTGGCGAAGTTGGACGTTCCCCTGGACGCTGACCGAGCCGGGGACCCAGAGAAAGGTGTTTTGAGGCGCTGCAGGGGACGACCCAGGCTCACGGACACCGACCGAGTACAGAGGCGACTTGAATCCCGGAAGAAGTACGACGTGAGGAGGGTGTACCTGGGAGAGTCGCACAAGCTGTGGAGTGAGCTCCGCAGGAGGACCAGCCTGAGTGATGCTGGGCTGGCAGAGTACCTGATCCTGCTCAACTCCACCTATGGAGAGAAGTACCAGCAGAAGTACTGCGG GAAGAAGATTGCTCCAGAAGTCTcagtgaaacagaaaaaag GCAGGAAGGAGCGTGTGTCCAGCCTCCAGAGCCTGGTGTGTTGGTACCAGGAGCATTCCCGCTCCTGCCCTCACGAGCCCCAGCTCAGAGCCCTGGAGCCGCAGCCCAACTTCTCCACTGCTGCTATCTGGCAGTGTGACTCTGATCACTCATTTGTGCAATACCTTTTCTCACCACTGAAGGAGACGAGTGACTCTGAACATGAGGAAGGAGTGAACGGAGAGGGCGATGAACAGAGTGCAGGGAAGACAGACGTGGCTGTGACAAAAGGTGCAGTGAGCAGGAAGAGAAGAAAGGAGGCTCACAAACAGTTCAAAG ATGTGGGAGAAAATGTGGATGTTTCTGAGGTACAGCATACAATCGTGAGTCCGATAGAACATGCTGTAACTGTCGACCACCAGCCCAGTGTAGAGACCTCCAAGGATGCTGCACTGACAGGACAGCCTGTGTGGGAGATGGAGATGGTCATGGAGCGACAGCAAGGCTCCCCCGCTGCAGCATTTCACTCCATCCCCTCagaggaggaggctgaggaCCTGCGGCAAGGCAGAGACGGcgaaggagacagagaagaagagatcaGGACTATACCACATGGATACGAGTGTGTTACAGTGACAGCATCATTAACTGATAAACTGGAGAAGACGGATGAGGACTCGGTGCTGTCGCAGAGCTTGAGCCACTCAGTCGGACTGGGAGCTCAGCCGGAGCTGTCGGTCCCACCGCCCATGCAGGTGCAAGAGCAGAGCGAGCTGTTTGACCCGCAGACTCTGCAGACGGTGGTGACCAGCTGTGAGATTCCTGACCAGAGGACCGCTTTGGAAGGCTCACAG TTAATCATCATAACTGGCCCCAGCTATGAGGCCCTGGCATCAGAAGGCATCCAGCTCAACATGGGCGGTGGAAACGTTGAGGAAGTCACCTGCACTGTCATCGGGGGTGTCACCTACAACCAGGTTTGCACGTCTGACTCAAAACTCAGAACAGCGGAGGATGAAGACTCCATGACAG GTTTGAGCGacaagcagctgctgcagcccgCTGTTGATGCTTTGGAGCTGAGTAGTGACAGAGAGCTGCAGCGAGGTCTCAGCAG CGTCAGGTCAAAGAGGAACCGGCGAGGCCCAGTCATCGAGGCAGACGGGATGCTCAAGATGTTCCACTGTCCCTACGAGGGCTGCAGTCAAGTCTATGTCGCCATCAGCAGCTTCCAG AATCACGTCAACCTGGTTCACAGGAAAGGGAGGACGAAGGTTTGCCCCCATCCAGGCTGCGGGAAAAAGTTCTACCTGTCGAACCACCTGCATCGCCATATGATCATTCATTCAG GGGTCAGAGATTTCATCTGTGAGACGTGCGGGAAATCATTTAAGCGTAAGAATCACCTGGAGGTTCACAGGCGAACGCACACGGGAGAAACTCCACTGCA ATGTGAAATCTGTGGCTACCAGTGTCGCCAGCGTGCGTCCCTGAACTGGCACATGAAGAAGCACACTCCGGAGGCCCACTACAACTTCACCTGTGAGTTCTGTGAGAAGAGGTTCGAGAAGCTGGACAGTGTTAAATTCCACAAGCTAAAGAGCCACCCGGACAAACAGGCAACCTGA
- the swsap1 gene encoding ATPase SWSAP1 → MTDILTLVFRTFMSQTEVKKELTVTPPSPLTCSTLLVGDTSISRSVLLMAAVTAASEVGMRVMFFTQTQIQSLPVCLQKCVPCLSTESLKKIKFSYPKTLEELLQQVASLHESTNTSPTPPSLIIVDRLEGYLCGPGGGSHSGLHPGLSCAAHLSALLCDSAAFLTQLLKQRCSSLAPCRVIASFQSEVDSGQAGREASATDPILNVLDRYFQVRCTLDRDRSYEAAAAGLQEVWNIYLSGTGITEASGTKGCEDRPAVAQEWQLLISPDGSMEFKLV, encoded by the exons ATGACAGACATTTTAACACTCGTGTTCAGGACTTTTATGTCACAGACGGAAGTGAAGAAGGAGCTCACCGTCACTCCTCCGTCGCCGTTAACCTGCAGCACGCTGCTGGTCGGAGACACCAGCATCAGCCGCTCCGTGCTGCTGATGGCGGCCGTGACAGCTGCCTCAGAGGTGGGCATGAGAGTCATGTTCTTCACCCAAACACAAATCCAGAGCCTCCCGGTGTGTCTGCAGAAGTGTGTCCCCTGCCTGAGCACAGAGAGTCTAAAG aAAATCAAGTTTTCATATCCCAAGACATtggaggagctgctgcagcaggtcGCCAGCCTTCACGAGTCCACCAACACATCTCCCACCCCTCCCTCTCTGATCATAGTCGACCGGCTGGAGGGCTACCTGTGTGGTCCTGGAGGAGGCAGCCACAGTGGACTTCACCCAGGACTGTCCTGCGCTGCACACCTGTCTGCGCTGCTGTGCGACAGCGCTGCCTTCCTCACACAGCTCCTGAAACAGCGCTGCTCCAGCTTGGCCCCCTGTCGCGTCATTGCCTCTTTCCAGTCAGAGGTCGACTCTGGGCAAGCCGGCAGGGAGGCCTCTGCCACGGATCCAATCCTCAATGTTCTCGATCGCTACTTCCAGGTGCGCTGTACTCTGGACCGAGACAGGAGCTatgaagctgctgcagctggactGCAGGAGGTGTGGAACATTTACCTTTCTGGGACCGGTATCACAGAGGCCTCTGGTACCAAAGGCTGTGAGGACAGACCGGCTGTAGCTCAGGAGTGGCAGCTGTTAATTTCCCCTGATGGTTCAATGGAGTTTAAGTTGGTTTGA
- the epor gene encoding erythropoietin receptor — translation MICDHLSRLLALFVIFCAMRKASIVQGARDFEKKVSILLKEEPENPKCFAEGRKDFTCFWEEDEERAGSVDQYSFTYTYQNENSSRCPLRVLPAAGGKRLFVCHLNRTQMFVQMDIEVHRGGILIHNRSLLIELVFLLDPPANVTVRKVSKQGQLNVSWVPPPLKYMDDSMMYEVSYTTVDSHVVQVEVARASSQLILRGLQPGKKYKVRVRVKLDGISYNGYWSAWSDPVFMETLPAELDLLIICLTLIISFILIVLSLTVLLSHRSFVVKKIWPTIPTPDSKFQGLFTDYGGDFKEWLGQTNGGIWMTPAFFYPEECPSPLEVLSELSPCPALPFPPLPPKASRALTTGRKEDIKTGLDAREPLGRGDSALTDGWRTTPHDHWLMDRLRALHQNPVPCSQLSLLESQDAYVTLSANNCSEDEHLDDVLEETLPLEVLFASRKTLLCESHSDLGSVQQSSGSGRLSSQSSFEYPNHPWMSRGPGYTYMAVADSGVSMDYSPMSRVDDIGKVVIYANEYKNEIPAHKRPFLSRQYPIHDDR, via the exons ATGATATGTGATCACCTGAGCAGACTGTTGGCGCTTTTCGTGATTTTCTGCGCCATGCGGAAAGCTTCCATCGTCCAGGGTGCGCGAGATTTCGAAAAGAAAG TGTCTATTCTGCTGAAAGAGGAACCAGAAAACCCAAAGTGCTTTGCTGAAGGCAGGAAGGACTTCACGTGCTTCtgggaggaagatgaggagaggGCCGGCTCTGTGGATCAGTACTCCTTCACATATACCTACCA GAATGAGAACAGCAGCAGGTGTCCGCTGAGAGTCCTCCCTGCAGCAGGCGGGAAGAGGCTGTTCGTCTGCCACCTGAACCGAACCCAGATGTTTGTCCAAATGGACATAGAAGTTCACCGGGGGGGAATACTGATCCACAATCGCAGTCTTCTCATCGAGCTTGTAT TTCTGCTGGACCCTCCAGCTAACGTGACGGTGAGGAAAGTGAGTAAGCAAGGTCAGCTGAATGTCAGCTgggttcctcctcctctcaagTACATGGATGACAGCATGATGTACGAGGTCAGCTACACAACAGTGGACAGCCACGTGGTGCAG GTGGAGGTGGCACGCGCCAGCTCACAGTTGATCCTGAGAGGCCTCCAGCCAGGCAAAAAGTACAAGGTGCGAGTCCGTGTGAAGCTGGATGGGATTAGCTATAATGGCTATTGGAGTGCGTGGAGTGACCCGGTGTTCATGGAAACACTGCCTGCAG AGCTCGACCTGCTCATCATCTGCCTGACTCTTATCATCTCCTTCATTCTCATCGTGCTGTCTCTCACTGTGCTCCTGTCCCACCGAAG ttttgttgtAAAGAAGATCTGGCCGACTATTCCAACTCCTGACAGCAAGTTCCAAGGCCTTTTCACTGATTATGGTGGAGACTTCAAG GAGTGGTTGGGGCAGACAAATGGAGGCATATGGATGACTCCAGCTTTCTTCTACCCAGAAGAATGCCCCTCTCCTCTGGAGGTCCTGTCCGAGCTCAGCCCTTGTCCCGCACTGCCTTTCCCACCTCTTCCACCCAAGGCCTCTCGAGCTTTGACCACAGGCAGGAAGGAGGACATAAAGACAGGGCTAGATGCAAGAGAGCCATTGGGAAGGGGTGATTCTGCTCTGACAGACGGATGGAGAACCACACCACATGACCATTGGCTGATGGACCGCCTACGGGCGCTCCACCAGAACCCTGTTCCCTGCTCCCAATTATCTCTGCTGGAGTCCCAAGATGCCTACGTCACCCTAAGTGCCAACAACTGCAGTGAAGACGAACACCTGGATGACGTTCTCGAGGAGACCTTACCCCTTGAGGTGCTTTTTGCTTCCAGAAAGACACTGTTGTGTGAATCTCACTCCGACTTGGGATCTGTGCAGCAGAGCTCTGGGTCAGGTCGTCTTTCGTCACAGTCCAGCTTTGAATACCCAAACCACCCCTGGATGTCCAGAGGTCCTGGGTACACCTACATGGCGGTGGCAGACTCTGGGGTCTCTATGGATTACAGCCCCATGAGCAGAGTAGATGACATTGGAAAGGTGGTTAtctacgccaatgagtacaaGAATGAGATCCCTGCTCATAAAAGACCCTTCCTGTCAAGGCAGTACCCCATCCATGATGACAGATGA